In Spodoptera frugiperda isolate SF20-4 chromosome 13, AGI-APGP_CSIRO_Sfru_2.0, whole genome shotgun sequence, the following are encoded in one genomic region:
- the LOC126911344 gene encoding rho-related BTB domain-containing protein 1-like: MAVCGDWQYYVVQEIRQAAELLGFHELTKLSQFILDQHLLFDKGFMLQFHTPLGGRLRDMYVERALFADVTFDLDDGIHLAHRAVLMARCDPMKAMFQGHFRESTSRVISFPGVKMYAFHILLSYIYSDKIPAVDPLRCLELLELANRLCMNRLVNLVEARVIDQLQQRDRVCGDDDQVVEIALSLLEPVKLHNAHNLADWCMWRLCGAYDRVCRARHLSQPSRDYLSDNRWPPVWYVKEYDYYQKCVNEQSKEQKELRPTTSLQANQQTGCLCFSSKVRRASEAGGADVTTALCRAGDAGGAGAAGGTQDAPPL, from the exons ATGGCAGTATGTGGTGACTGGCAATATTACGTTGTGCAGGAGATCAGACAGGCGGCGGAACTGCTGGGCTTCCACGAGCTCACCAAACTCAGCCAGTTCATACTGGACCAACATCTGCTGTTCGACAAGGGATTCATGTTGCAGTTTCATACG CCTCTAGGCGGTCGTCTCCGCGACATGTACGTGGAGCGCGCCCTGTTCGCGGACGTGACGTTCGACCTGGACGACGGCATCCACCTCGCGCACCGCGCCGTGCTCATGGCGCGCTGCGATCCCATGAAGGCCATGTTTCAGGGACACTTCAGGGAAAGCACGTCTAGGGTG ATATCGTTCCCGGGTGTGAAAATGTACGCGTTCCACATTCTCCTAAGCTACATCTACAGCGATAAGATACCAGCGGTGGATCCCTTGCGGTGTTTAGAACTGTTGGAGCTAGCTAACAGGCTGTGTATGAACCGCCTCGTCAATCTCGTGGAGGCTAGGGTCATAGACCAACTGCAGCAGAGAGATCG AGTATGTGGTGATGATGATCAAGTTGTTGAGATAGCACTGTCACTCCTAGAGCCTGTTAAG CTGCACAACGCGCACAACCTGGCGGACTGGTGCATGTGGCGGCTGTGCGGGGCGTACGACCGCGTGTGTCGCGCCAGGCATCTGTCGCAGCCCTCCCGGGACTACCTCTCCGACAACCGGTGGCCGCCCGTCTG GTACGTGAAAGAGTACGACTACTATCAGAAGTGTGTGAACGAGCAGAGTAAAGAACAGAAGGAGCTACGGCCCACCACTTCTCTGCAAGCCAATCAACAGACTGGCTGCCTATGTTTTTCTA GCAAGGTCCGGCGTGCCAGCGAGGCGGGCGGCGCGGACGTGACGACGGCGCTGTGTCGCGCGGGGGACGCGGGGGGAGCGGGGGCCGCGGGGGGCACACAGGACGCGCCGCCGCTCTGA